ACCACGCCCGCGTCGAGCAGCGCCGACTCGGCCTGCCGACCGGTCAGGCCGAACGAGGTGACGTCCAGCAGCACGAGGTGGTTGTCGGTGCCGCCGGTGACCAGCCGGGCGCCGCGGCTCAGGAACCCGTCGGCCAGCGAGTGGGCGTTGTCGGCGACCCGCTGCGCGTAGCCGCGGAACTCCTCGGTCCGCGCCTCGGCCAGGGCCACGGCCTTGGCCGCCATCACGTGCGAGAGCGGCCCGCCCAGCACCATCGGGCAGCCGCGGTCGACGTCGGCGGCGAACTCCTCCTGCGCGAGCACCATGCCGCCGCGGGGACCGCGCAGCGACTTGTGGGTGGTCGTGGTGGTGACGTGGGCGTAGGGCACCGGGTTCTCCTCGCCGGTGAAGACCTTCCCGGCCACCAGCCCGGCGAAGTGCGCCATGTCGACCATGAGCACGGCGCCGACCTCGTCGGCGATCTCGCGCATCTTGGCGAAGTTCACCCGGCGCGGGTAGGCGCTGTAGCCCGCGACCAGGATCAGCGGCTTGAACTCACGGGCCTTGGCCGCCACCACGTCGTAGTCCAGGAGGCCGGTCTCGGGGTCGGTGCCGTACTGCTGCTGGTGGAACATCTTGCCGCTGATGTTGGGGCGGAAGCCGTGGGTCAGGTGACCGCCGGCGTCCAGGCTCATCCCGAGCAGCCGCTGGTTGCCCAGCTCGTGCCGCAGCGACTCCCAGTCGGCCTCGGTCAGCTCGCTGACGTTCTTCGCACCCAGCCGCTGCAGCGCCGGGCTCTCGACGCGGTTGGCCAGGATCGACCAGAACGCGACCAGGTTGGCGTCGATCCCCGAGTGCGGCTGCACGTAGGCGTAGGGGGCACCGAAGAGCTCGCGCGCGTGCTCGGCCGCCAGCGACTCGACCGTGTCGACGTTCTGGCACCCGGCGTAGAACCGGTGGCCGACCGTGCCCTCGGCGTACTTGTCGCTGAGCCAGGTGCCCATGGTCAGCAGCACCGCCGGCGAGGCGTAGTTCTCCGAGGCGATGAGCTTGAGCGAACCTCGCTGGTCCGTCAGCTCCTGGCGGGTCGCCGCGGCGATCCGCGGCTCCACCGCGGCGATCACCTCGAGGGCGGCGTCATAGGCGGTGCTGGCGGTCTTGGCGAGGGAGTCGGTCATGCCGCCTAGCGTAATCAGGGGACGCGGCGCACTTCCCGCAACCACCGGCCACCACGACTCGAACCCCGCTCCGGCGGTGTGACCTAGCACTCACTGCCCCACCCCCCAGGCGGACGAAGTCTCAGATCCGTCCATTTCCTGAGATGCTTGTCCACATGCCGGACACCGACCTTGTGGCAAGCGTGTCCGACCACTGAGACTCCTTGACATGATCAGTCGCGCTACTCACACCTACCTCGTGGTCCGTCGCCACGTGGACTACGGGCGTACGCGCAGCATGATCTGTTGGCCCCGCTGATCCATGCCCCCACCGCGCTCGACGACGCGCGCGGCCCCTCAGCGAACAGGACCATCCCCATGACTGCCACCCCTGCTCCGGCACGCACCACCCGCCCCCGCGCCAAGCGCGGTGAGGGCCAGTGGGCGCTGGGCTACTCCGAGCCCCTGAACAAGAACGAGCAGTCCAAGAAGGACGACGACCCGCTCCACGTCCGGGACCGCATCCTGAACATCTACTCCAAGCGCGGCTTCGACTCCATCGACCCCGCCGACCTGCGCGGCCGGTTCCGGTGGATGGGCCTCTACACCCAGCGTGCCCCCGGCTTCGACGGCGGGAAGACCGCCCAGCTGGAGGAGGAGGAGCTGGACGACCGCTACTTCATGATGCGGGTCCGCACCGACGGCGCCGTGCTCTCCGGCGACGCGCTGCGGGCGCTGGGCAGCGTCTCCCAGGAGTTCGCCCGGGGCACCGCCGACATCACCGACCGCAACAACATCCAGTACCACTGGATCGAGGTCGAGAGCGTCCCGGAGATCTGGGAGCGGCTCGAGGGCGCCGGGCTCACCACCCTCGAGGCCTGCGGCGACTCCCCCCGGCCGTTCCTGGGATCCCCGGTCGCCGGCATCGCCCAGGACGAGCTGATCGACGGCACCTGGGCCCTGGAGGAGATCAAGCGCCGGGCACTCGGCAACCCGGAGTACTCCAACCTCCCCCGCAAGTTCAAGACCGCCCTCACCGGCCACCCGAGCCACGACGTGGCCCCCGAGGTCAACGACGTCTCCTTCGTCGGCTCCGTCCACCCCGAGCACGGCCCGGGCTTCGACGTGTGGGTCGGCGGCGGCCTGTCGACCAACCCCAAGCTTGCCCAGAAGCTCGGCGTCTGGGTCCCGCTGGCCGAGGTGCCGGACATCTGGGAGGCCGTCTGCGGCATCTTCCGCGACTACGGCTACCGCCGGCTGCGCTCCAAGGCCCGGCTGAAGTTCCTGGTCGCCGACTGGGGCCTGGAGAAGTTCCGCGAGATCCTCGAGACCGAGTACCTGGGCCGCACCCTGATCGACCTGCCCTCTCCCCCGTCCCCGCTGGTCCCCGGCGACCACATCGGGGTGCACGAGCAGAAGGACGGCAAGTTCTACGTCGGTGCCGCCCCCGTGGTCGGGCGGATCAACGGGCAGGTGCTGCTCGACCTGGCCGACCTGGTCGAGCGGTACGGCGCCCGCGGCGCCCGGCTCACGGCGTACCAGAAGCTGGTGGTGCTGGGCGTGGACGGTGCCGACACCGAGGCGTTCGTGGCGGACCTGCGCCGGATCGGCCTGGACGCGACCCCGTCGAACTGGCGCCGCAACACGATGGCCTGCACCGGCATCGAGTTCTGCAAGCTGGCGATCGTCGACACCAAGAACCGCGCCCGCGCCCTGGTGGCCGAGCTCGAACGGCGCTTCCCCGAGCTGGACGTGCCGATCACGGTGAACGTCAACGGCTGCCCGAACGCCTGCGCCCGGACCCAGGTCGCCGACATCGGGCTGAAGGGCCAGCTCGTGGTCGACGCCTCCGGCGAGCAGGTGGAGGGGTTCCAGGTGCACCTGGGCGGCGCGCTCGGGCTGGGCGCCAACTTCGGTCGCAAGCTGCGCGCGCACAAGGTGACCAGCGCCGAGCTGGACGACTACATCACCGCCGTCGTGTCGGCGTTCCTGGCCGACCGGCACGAGGACGAGACCTTCGCCGCCTGGGCGGCGCGGGCCGACGAGGCTCACCTGCGCGGCGAGCGTGCCTTGGAGGGGGTCTGAGATGAGCGAGCGCGCGGTGCCCTACCACTGCCCGTACTGCGGCGAGGAGGACCTCTTCCCGCAGGAGGCGCACGGAGCCTGGGAGTGCCGCGCCTGCCTGCGCGCCTTCACCGTCAAGATGCTCGGCATGATCCGGCCCGGAGGCGGTGCGCGATGAGTCTCTCCACCCAGGCGGCCCGGGAGTTCCGCGGCACGCACACGGCCGGCCGCTCCTCCGAGGAGCTTCGCGAGCTGGTCTCGCACGTGGGCGCCGAGCTCGAGCTGGCGCCCGCCGAGCACATCATCGAGTGGGCGGTCGCCACCTTCGGGGAGCGCTTCTGCCTCACCAGCTCGATGGGCGACGCGGTCCTGGCTCACCTCGCCTCGACGGTGGCACCCGGGATCGACGTGGTCTTCCTCGACACCGGCTACCACTTCGCCGAGACGATCGGGACCCGCGACGCCGTCGAGGCCACCCTGCCCGTCAACCTGCTCACCATCACTCCGGTCCAGAGCGTGGCCGAGCAGGACGCCGAGCACGGCCCCGACCTCTTCCGCACCGACCCCGACCGCTGCTGCGCGCTGCGCAAGGTCAAGCCGCTGGCCGACGCGCTCTCCGGCTACGACGCCTGGGCGACCGGCCTGCGCCGGGCCGAGACCCACAACCGGGTGATCGCGCCCGTCGTGGGCTGGGACGCCCGCAAGGGGAAGGTCAAGGTCTCCCCTCTCGCCCGCTGGTCGGACGAGCAGGTGGACCGGTACGTCGCCGAGAACGGCGTGCTGGTCAACCCGCTGGTCTACGACGGGTACCCGAGCATCGGCTGCTGGCCCTGCACCCGGCGCGTGGCGCCGGGTGACGATCCCCGCAGCGGCCGGTGGGCCGGCACGAGCAAGACCGAGTGCGGGATCCACTCATGACCACGACACACCACCACCAGATCGACAACGTCGTCGATGCACACCTCACGCGAGATGGGAGGCGGTCCTGATGGCTGCTCCTGCATTGGTTGCACTGGCCCACGGAAGCCGTGACGCGCGGTCCGCGGCGACGATCAAGGCCCTCGTCGCGGAGGTCCGGAAGATGCGTCCGGACCTGCGGATCGAGGCGTCGTTCCTCGAGCTCTCCAAGCCGTCGTTCCAGACAACGGTGGACCGGCTCGTCAAGTCCGGCCACGAGGAGATCGTGGTCGTCCCCCTGCTGCTCACCGAGGCCTACCACGCCAAGGTGGACGTCCCGCAGGCCGTCGCGGAGGCGATGGAGCGGCACGAGGGGCTCAAGGTCCGGGCCACCTCGGTCCTCGGCCTCGAACCCGCGTTCCTGGAGGTCCTGGACCTGCGGATGCGCGAGGCGCTGGCCGACGCGCGGATCCGTGAGCTCGACGCGCTCGTGCTGGCCGCCGCCGGCTCCTCCGACGCGCTGGCCAACCAGTCCGTCGCCCGGCTGGCCCGGGTCTGGGGCGCCCGGCACAAGCTGCCGGTGACCGCGGCGTTCGCCTCGGCGGCCCCGCCGGCCACCGGTGAGGCCGTGCGCGCCTTCCGCGCGCAGGGCAAGCGGCACATCGCCGTCGCCTCGCTCTTCCTGGCCCCGGGGTTCCTCCCGGACCGGGCGGCCGAGCTGGCGCTCGAGGCCGGTGCGGTCGCGGTCTCCGCACCCCTGGGGGCCCACCCCGAGGTGGCGCGG
The window above is part of the Nocardioides campestrisoli genome. Proteins encoded here:
- a CDS encoding glycine hydroxymethyltransferase, translated to MTDSLAKTASTAYDAALEVIAAVEPRIAAATRQELTDQRGSLKLIASENYASPAVLLTMGTWLSDKYAEGTVGHRFYAGCQNVDTVESLAAEHARELFGAPYAYVQPHSGIDANLVAFWSILANRVESPALQRLGAKNVSELTEADWESLRHELGNQRLLGMSLDAGGHLTHGFRPNISGKMFHQQQYGTDPETGLLDYDVVAAKAREFKPLILVAGYSAYPRRVNFAKMREIADEVGAVLMVDMAHFAGLVAGKVFTGEENPVPYAHVTTTTTHKSLRGPRGGMVLAQEEFAADVDRGCPMVLGGPLSHVMAAKAVALAEARTEEFRGYAQRVADNAHSLADGFLSRGARLVTGGTDNHLVLLDVTSFGLTGRQAESALLDAGVVTNRNSIPADPNGAWYTSGVRLGTPALTTRGFGHDEFDRVAELIVEVLSNTEAGVTKAGGPSKASYTLGDGVADRVKAASAELLDKHPLYPGLELS
- a CDS encoding nitrite/sulfite reductase, with product MTATPAPARTTRPRAKRGEGQWALGYSEPLNKNEQSKKDDDPLHVRDRILNIYSKRGFDSIDPADLRGRFRWMGLYTQRAPGFDGGKTAQLEEEELDDRYFMMRVRTDGAVLSGDALRALGSVSQEFARGTADITDRNNIQYHWIEVESVPEIWERLEGAGLTTLEACGDSPRPFLGSPVAGIAQDELIDGTWALEEIKRRALGNPEYSNLPRKFKTALTGHPSHDVAPEVNDVSFVGSVHPEHGPGFDVWVGGGLSTNPKLAQKLGVWVPLAEVPDIWEAVCGIFRDYGYRRLRSKARLKFLVADWGLEKFREILETEYLGRTLIDLPSPPSPLVPGDHIGVHEQKDGKFYVGAAPVVGRINGQVLLDLADLVERYGARGARLTAYQKLVVLGVDGADTEAFVADLRRIGLDATPSNWRRNTMACTGIEFCKLAIVDTKNRARALVAELERRFPELDVPITVNVNGCPNACARTQVADIGLKGQLVVDASGEQVEGFQVHLGGALGLGANFGRKLRAHKVTSAELDDYITAVVSAFLADRHEDETFAAWAARADEAHLRGERALEGV
- a CDS encoding Insertion element protein translates to MSERAVPYHCPYCGEEDLFPQEAHGAWECRACLRAFTVKMLGMIRPGGGAR
- a CDS encoding phosphoadenylyl-sulfate reductase translates to MSLSTQAAREFRGTHTAGRSSEELRELVSHVGAELELAPAEHIIEWAVATFGERFCLTSSMGDAVLAHLASTVAPGIDVVFLDTGYHFAETIGTRDAVEATLPVNLLTITPVQSVAEQDAEHGPDLFRTDPDRCCALRKVKPLADALSGYDAWATGLRRAETHNRVIAPVVGWDARKGKVKVSPLARWSDEQVDRYVAENGVLVNPLVYDGYPSIGCWPCTRRVAPGDDPRSGRWAGTSKTECGIHS
- a CDS encoding sirohydrochlorin chelatase, which codes for MAAPALVALAHGSRDARSAATIKALVAEVRKMRPDLRIEASFLELSKPSFQTTVDRLVKSGHEEIVVVPLLLTEAYHAKVDVPQAVAEAMERHEGLKVRATSVLGLEPAFLEVLDLRMREALADARIRELDALVLAAAGSSDALANQSVARLARVWGARHKLPVTAAFASAAPPATGEAVRAFRAQGKRHIAVASLFLAPGFLPDRAAELALEAGAVAVSAPLGAHPEVARTILARYAVGAVELVPV